From Dehalobacter sp. 12DCB1, a single genomic window includes:
- a CDS encoding DnaA/Hda family protein, translated as MFISQFNQLAFQYIENYEVQKAPPVTIIAGQEGLGKTQLLNCILQKMEPQKVKTVLIDADKFSKKFAFAAQSGSLNGFRGSMRSNDLFLLDNINVLQGKKKTLEELFHTVDTILAQGGKTVITYQGSTLNFDFLNQRFASRLKSGFFLYLKDPAAEELEHFIAYRLTGDLFQEIRPCLPALLSEIKNMKQAIKIAEQLKKDIQPANFADEKIRVPQSEKLFHLPGIGEQADLVVSIVCECCGLEKNKVLGSTKKGEIVEARQMVYLLLHEIFQYSYRDIASYFRKNTGSLTNQSEKIRESKKVLFETLCKKLYNAEKERSYGHG; from the coding sequence GTGTTTATCAGCCAATTCAATCAATTAGCTTTTCAATATATAGAGAATTATGAAGTACAAAAGGCGCCCCCGGTTACGATAATTGCCGGTCAGGAAGGATTGGGCAAGACTCAGCTATTGAATTGTATCCTGCAAAAAATGGAACCACAAAAGGTGAAGACTGTCCTGATTGATGCGGATAAATTCTCGAAGAAATTTGCATTTGCGGCCCAAAGCGGCAGTCTTAACGGCTTTCGCGGTTCTATGCGTTCCAATGACCTTTTCCTGTTGGATAATATTAATGTGCTGCAAGGAAAAAAGAAAACACTTGAAGAACTGTTCCATACCGTAGATACCATTCTGGCGCAAGGTGGAAAGACGGTCATTACATATCAAGGCAGTACACTCAACTTTGACTTTTTAAATCAGCGGTTTGCATCAAGGCTTAAAAGCGGGTTTTTCCTTTATTTAAAGGATCCGGCAGCTGAAGAGCTCGAGCATTTCATCGCGTATCGTCTGACCGGGGACTTGTTTCAGGAGATCCGGCCCTGCCTGCCGGCACTTCTTTCCGAAATTAAAAATATGAAGCAGGCTATAAAAATTGCTGAACAGTTGAAAAAAGACATTCAGCCGGCAAACTTTGCAGATGAGAAAATCCGCGTGCCTCAGTCCGAAAAATTATTTCACCTTCCCGGCATCGGAGAACAGGCTGATCTCGTCGTTTCTATCGTTTGTGAATGCTGCGGTCTGGAAAAAAACAAAGTCCTGGGTAGCACGAAAAAAGGGGAGATTGTGGAAGCAAGGCAGATGGTGTATCTCCTGCTGCATGAGATATTTCAGTATTCCTATCGCGATATTGCGTCCTACTTTCGAAAAAACACCGGAAGTCTGACAAACCAGTCCGAAAAGATACGGGAGAGTAAAAAGGTGTTGTTTGAAACTTTATGTAAAAAACTGTATAATGCTGAAAAGGAGAGATCTTATGGGCACGGATAG
- the pfkA gene encoding 6-phosphofructokinase, whose protein sequence is MGTDSKVAVLTSGGDAPGMNTAIRAVVRKGIYHDLRVYGVFHGYDGLLRGEIKEMELGSVADIVHRGGTVLKTARCEEMFTAEGQRLAADQLKAKGIEALVVIGGDGSYRGAKKLAELGIKVIGVPGTIDNDIAGTDSTIGFDTAVNTVVEAVSKLRDTASSHERTFLVEVMGRNCGDIALHSGLAIGAESILTPEIPFDLQEISEKLLRGYRRGKNHSIIICAEGAGDIREIASALKQYSGLENRVTILGHIQRGGAPSASDSLLGAMMGGKAIEALIEGKSEVMISHFQNEIVDRPLELAFNEKKMFNRKLYELANELAI, encoded by the coding sequence ATGGGCACGGATAGCAAGGTTGCAGTTTTAACCAGCGGAGGAGATGCTCCCGGAATGAACACCGCCATACGGGCGGTTGTTCGCAAGGGCATTTACCATGATCTTCGGGTATACGGGGTTTTTCATGGTTATGATGGGCTTCTGCGCGGTGAAATAAAAGAAATGGAGCTTGGCTCGGTTGCAGATATTGTGCATCGTGGCGGAACGGTCCTGAAAACTGCCAGATGTGAAGAAATGTTTACGGCTGAAGGCCAGCGTCTGGCGGCAGACCAGCTGAAGGCCAAAGGAATCGAAGCGCTCGTGGTCATCGGCGGAGACGGTTCTTACCGCGGAGCAAAAAAACTTGCCGAATTGGGTATTAAAGTCATTGGCGTGCCGGGTACGATCGATAATGACATTGCCGGTACAGATTCAACGATTGGCTTTGACACGGCGGTTAACACTGTTGTTGAGGCCGTAAGCAAATTAAGAGATACCGCTTCGTCCCATGAACGAACTTTTCTAGTCGAAGTCATGGGCAGAAATTGCGGGGACATTGCCCTCCACTCAGGACTCGCGATCGGAGCGGAATCAATCCTGACGCCCGAAATCCCTTTTGATCTTCAGGAAATCAGTGAGAAACTGCTGCGGGGATATCGGAGAGGAAAAAATCATAGTATTATTATTTGTGCTGAAGGAGCAGGCGATATTCGTGAAATTGCTTCAGCGCTGAAGCAATATTCTGGATTGGAAAACCGAGTGACGATTCTTGGTCACATTCAACGAGGAGGAGCGCCCTCGGCATCTGATTCTTTACTCGGAGCAATGATGGGTGGCAAAGCCATTGAGGCACTGATAGAGGGAAAATCTGAGGTTATGATTTCTCATTTTCAAAATGAAATTGTGGACAGGCCGTTGGAGCTTGCTTTTAACGAAAAGAAAATGTTTAACCGTAAACTCTATGAGCTAGCTAACGAGCTGGCTATTTAA